The region CTTCACCTGATTCTGAATTTTTCCGGCCAGCTTGACCAGTCGGGGGGGATCTAGTTCCAGCCCCTTTTCAACCATCAGCGAAAGATCCTGCAGCAGACCTGCATCCTCATTGATAATTGCGAGCACATTCTTAAGGTCATGGGAAATAGCCGCACTTATCTGCCCGAAAAAACAAAGGTCGTCACGCCCCTTAAACGGTGTAGCTGATCCCATGATAAACTCCTTGTGAATGTTTATTCAGAACCCAGAGCCAGATTAATTTTTTCAATCAGCTCTTCAATCTTTACGGGCTTTACCAGATAGCATTCCGCCTCTGAAGCTCCCGCTTTGTAGTCCTCTTCCGAGCCATGTCCTGAGAGGAAAATATATTTCATCCCGGACCTGATTTTACTCAGCTCGGCCCTCAGCTCCAATCCGCTCATGCGCGGCATTTTTACATCAAGGACCGCGAGGTCGTACTCATTATCTTTAACCTTGTCTATAGCTTCCGCTCCGGAACTGGCCCAATCGGCATCAAATCCCCGGAAGGAAAGTCTCTCCGCCAACGCTGAAACCAGTTCGGCCTCATCATCAACTAATAAAATCTTCATACTAGGAACTCTCCCCATTAACCTTGTGAACGACAGGCAGCGAAAAGCTGAACTCGGTTCCTTTGCCCAGCTTGCTCTTTACTTTCATTTCTCCACCCAGATCCTGAACCAGACCGTAGGTGATGGACAAACCGAGACCGGTTCCGCCCGATTGTTTTTTTGTTGAGTAAAAAGGCTCAAATATTCTTTTCATATCAGAGTCGGGAATTCCGCACCCGCTGTCTTTAACTGAAAAGGACACCAGCTCTCCTTTCCGCTCAACCCGAACCAGCAGGGCTCCCCCGTCCTTCATCGCTTGAAAGGCATTGTTGATCAGGTTCAATAAAACCTGCTCCAGTTTACCACGGTCAGTTATTACTTCAAAAATATTATCATCAACATCCACAGTGACATCAATACACCTGTACTCCGCTTCCTTATTCAGGAAACTTAACACAGTTTCGATAACTTTGCGCGGATATACAGGACGGAATTCCATATCACTCTTGCGGGAGAAACCCAGCAAACGCTTGGTGATCCGGCCGCAGCGTTCAACGGAATCAAGTACGGAATCCACAAGCCCGAGCATACGGTCATCAGCATTATAATCCTTGCTGAAAGTGAACAGGTCTTTGAGCAGGCCCGCCTTTTCATTAATAATGGCAAGGGGGTTATTGATCTCATGAGCAACTCCGGCCGCCAGCCGACCTATGGAGGCCATACGGTTATGGTGTTCCATCTGCTGCAGTGTTTTCGATCTGGTCATGTCGGCTATGTAGATGCGTTCCACAAGGTAAGTGGCCACAGCCCACATAACCAGAATAATGACTGCGATACTTACGGAGGTAAACCAGATAACCGTATCCCGGGATCTTTGCCAGCCCCCCATAAAATCCTCCTCGGTCTTTACGTAGAGGAGAACAAAGGGGGTATTTTTCAGATAGGCATACCCGACCATGGCCGGATCTCCATGGTGATATGAAATTTCTTCCACTTTGGTACGAAAGGATTTTTCAGGCAGCTCAAAACCTACCTTGGAAAAAATTTCGCCATTCCATTTCGAGGGAGTCTGCAGCACGCCTTCCCGATTGACCAAAAAGACATCCTCACCCTCGGAAAGATCACGCGAAGACAAAATCCCGTTAAACTGCTTCGTATCAAGGGTGGCGCGTAAAATTCTATAACGGTTCTTTTCACCGCTGAGCACATGCTTAACGGCAATAACAAGGTGCGGACTGTCGCGAAATCCCAGAAAGACTTCGCTCACATAAATGCCCTGCTCCACAGTCTGCTTGAACCAGTCCTGACCTGCGTAATCCCGGCCTTCAAGATTGTATGGGCCGACATAGGAAATCTGCTTTCCTTCAGTATTTATAACACTGAGATCAACAAATCCGCCAAAACTGTTCTTAAGCGAATCAAGCATACCGGATAATTTCTCACGATCATTGAAGGAACGGAAATCGTGCAGTTCAACCAGCAGTCGTAATGCTGATTTCCGTTCCTCCAGAAAGTAAGAAATCGAGCGGCGGGTATTGGACGTGGTCCTCTCCGCCCCAAGAGTATTCTCGGATATAATCGCTCCCCGGGTGACACTGAAATCAATCGCGGCCATGATCAGAATAGGAACAAGTGATACAACAACCAGAATCCCGATACACAACTGCCACATTCGTTT is a window of Maridesulfovibrio sp. DNA encoding:
- a CDS encoding sensor histidine kinase, whose product is MDLKGIFKPEFLSADSRSAGPYKQLFDYKRMWQLCIGILVVVSLVPILIMAAIDFSVTRGAIISENTLGAERTTSNTRRSISYFLEERKSALRLLVELHDFRSFNDREKLSGMLDSLKNSFGGFVDLSVINTEGKQISYVGPYNLEGRDYAGQDWFKQTVEQGIYVSEVFLGFRDSPHLVIAVKHVLSGEKNRYRILRATLDTKQFNGILSSRDLSEGEDVFLVNREGVLQTPSKWNGEIFSKVGFELPEKSFRTKVEEISYHHGDPAMVGYAYLKNTPFVLLYVKTEEDFMGGWQRSRDTVIWFTSVSIAVIILVMWAVATYLVERIYIADMTRSKTLQQMEHHNRMASIGRLAAGVAHEINNPLAIINEKAGLLKDLFTFSKDYNADDRMLGLVDSVLDSVERCGRITKRLLGFSRKSDMEFRPVYPRKVIETVLSFLNKEAEYRCIDVTVDVDDNIFEVITDRGKLEQVLLNLINNAFQAMKDGGALLVRVERKGELVSFSVKDSGCGIPDSDMKRIFEPFYSTKKQSGGTGLGLSITYGLVQDLGGEMKVKSKLGKGTEFSFSLPVVHKVNGESS
- a CDS encoding response regulator transcription factor, which codes for MKILLVDDEAELVSALAERLSFRGFDADWASSGAEAIDKVKDNEYDLAVLDVKMPRMSGLELRAELSKIRSGMKYIFLSGHGSEEDYKAGASEAECYLVKPVKIEELIEKINLALGSE